In Paenibacillus phoenicis, one genomic interval encodes:
- a CDS encoding IS110 family RNA-guided transposase yields the protein MKLFVGIDVSSQELEACFMNADGDKLETLTVKNNLNGASHLRDQIVAAADKLAVTEIHIGLEATSVYSWHPAMYLHQDPALRERKAKVFTLNPKLISKFREAYADMDKTDRLDAWVIADRLRFGRLTTTIVMQEQYVALQRLTRMRFHLVHNLAREKQYFLQNLFYKCNAFTTEVDSSVFGHALMEMLSEKFSLDDIAEMDVADLADYLRDKGRNRFPDPERVARCIQQAARASYRLSKVVEDSIDLVLGTSIESIRSIQKQLKDLDKAIERVLDGIQGAQCLLSVPGIGKVYAAGLLGELGDIERFKDQAAVAKYAGLTWRRHQSGVFEAEDTARIKSGNRFLRYYLVEAANSVRMRDEEFGEYYRKKYHEVPKNQHKRALVLTARKLVRLVDVLLRSGQLYTPRRKVNSAKD from the coding sequence TTGAAGCTTTTTGTCGGTATTGACGTGAGCTCGCAAGAGCTCGAAGCGTGTTTCATGAACGCTGACGGTGACAAGCTTGAGACACTCACCGTCAAAAACAATTTGAATGGCGCCTCGCACTTGCGTGACCAAATCGTCGCTGCAGCGGACAAGTTGGCCGTCACCGAGATTCACATCGGCTTGGAAGCCACTTCCGTCTACAGCTGGCACCCTGCCATGTACCTGCATCAGGATCCAGCGCTTCGAGAGCGCAAGGCCAAGGTGTTCACCTTGAACCCCAAGCTCATCAGCAAGTTCAGAGAAGCCTATGCGGATATGGACAAGACCGACCGGCTCGACGCCTGGGTCATTGCGGATCGCCTGCGCTTCGGCCGCCTGACGACCACCATCGTCATGCAGGAGCAGTATGTCGCCCTTCAACGCCTCACGCGCATGCGTTTCCACTTGGTCCATAACTTGGCTCGCGAGAAGCAGTACTTCTTGCAGAACCTGTTCTACAAGTGCAATGCGTTTACAACCGAGGTCGACAGCTCCGTGTTTGGCCATGCGCTCATGGAGATGCTCTCCGAGAAGTTCAGCCTCGATGACATCGCCGAGATGGACGTGGCCGATCTGGCCGACTATCTGCGGGACAAGGGACGCAATCGTTTCCCCGATCCCGAGCGGGTCGCCCGCTGCATTCAGCAAGCTGCCCGCGCCTCCTATCGGCTGTCCAAGGTCGTGGAGGATTCGATTGACCTGGTGCTCGGCACCTCCATCGAATCCATCCGCAGCATCCAGAAGCAGCTCAAGGATCTCGACAAAGCGATCGAGCGGGTCCTCGACGGCATTCAAGGCGCTCAGTGCTTGCTGTCAGTGCCCGGCATCGGCAAAGTCTATGCAGCCGGTCTGCTCGGCGAACTCGGCGATATTGAACGGTTCAAGGATCAAGCCGCCGTCGCCAAGTACGCGGGTCTGACGTGGCGCAGGCACCAGTCCGGCGTCTTCGAGGCGGAGGACACCGCCCGCATCAAATCCGGCAACCGATTCCTGCGCTACTACCTCGTTGAAGCTGCCAACTCGGTTAGGATGCGCGATGAAGAATTCGGTGAATATTACCGGAAGAAGTATCACGAAGTGCCCAAGAATCAACACAAACGCGCCCTCGTCTTAACGGCAAGAAAACTCGTGCGTCTGGTCGATGTGCTGCTACGCAGCGGCCAACTCTACACGCCTCGAAGGAAGGTGAATAGCGCCAAGGATTAA
- a CDS encoding MerR family transcriptional regulator, with the protein MEYTIQKLGNLAGVSTRTLRYYDEIGLLKPARTNSSGYRIYGRREVDLLQQILFYRELGLSLEDIRSIVTDPGFDGTRALKEHRNQLLDKRKQLDALIANVEKTIASHEGRITMQDQEKFEGFKKQLIEENERKYGREIREKYGVDTVEKSNRKLMNMTKEEYEKVTQLENEVKATLAEAIKTGDPAGELAQKAADLHKQWLTFYWSDYSKEAHAGLAQMYVDDERFKAYYDKDQPGAAEFLRDAIQIYTGMKS; encoded by the coding sequence GTGGAATACACCATTCAGAAGCTGGGGAATCTTGCAGGGGTCAGTACCCGGACGCTGCGTTATTACGATGAGATCGGACTACTGAAGCCGGCCAGAACGAACTCGTCGGGATATCGCATTTACGGTCGTCGGGAAGTCGATCTGCTGCAGCAGATTTTATTCTATCGGGAACTTGGCCTTAGTTTGGAAGATATCCGGTCCATCGTCACCGATCCCGGATTCGACGGTACCCGCGCGCTGAAAGAACATCGGAATCAACTCCTTGACAAACGCAAGCAACTCGACGCATTAATCGCCAATGTGGAAAAAACGATCGCGTCGCATGAAGGGAGAATCACGATGCAAGATCAAGAAAAATTTGAAGGCTTCAAGAAGCAGTTGATCGAGGAGAACGAGCGTAAATATGGCCGGGAGATCCGGGAAAAATATGGGGTAGACACGGTGGAGAAATCCAATCGGAAGCTGATGAATATGACCAAAGAGGAATACGAAAAGGTGACGCAGCTGGAGAACGAAGTAAAAGCCACGTTAGCCGAAGCCATCAAGACGGGCGATCCCGCCGGTGAACTTGCGCAGAAGGCCGCAGATTTGCACAAGCAGTGGTTGACGTTCTACTGGAGTGATTACAGCAAGGAAGCCCATGCCGGGCTGGCGCAAATGTACGTCGATGATGAGCGTTTTAAAGCTTATTACGACAAGGATCAGCCGGGTGCGGCTGAGTTCCTGCGGGATGCGATTCAAATCTATACCGGGATGAAATCATAA
- a CDS encoding Gfo/Idh/MocA family protein has translation MINIAIIGTGSIASTHLEAFARFSDRCRITALVDRSGGKAYQLKERFGLDCAVYSDYKEVLNLDSVDLVSICTPPSTHADIASDFLLAGKHVLVEKPMAPSLSECDRMLEAAAQGQALLSVVGQNRFYDPIRRVKRVIDAGLAGRIVHTEANSYWWRGRSYYDVEWRGTWENEGGGCVMNHAVHHLDLLLWLRGMPSRVHAVTANTSHRNSQVEDLSIAVLEYADGGLAQVTSSVVHHGEEQRLVFQGERAKVGIPWQLYASEEGDGGFPRRNPDLEAEIQRAAEEVAPLPYTGHAGQIDDVLRAIETGSRQVLIDGNEGRNTIELIMAIYESAATGKPVTLPLSKDSIYYSRESIIGRAPRFHQQA, from the coding sequence ATGATTAACATCGCCATCATCGGCACTGGGTCGATTGCAAGTACCCATCTTGAGGCGTTTGCCCGCTTTAGCGACCGTTGCCGGATCACGGCGCTGGTCGATCGGAGCGGAGGAAAGGCGTACCAGCTCAAAGAGCGTTTTGGCCTGGATTGCGCGGTCTATTCGGATTACAAGGAAGTGTTGAACTTAGATTCGGTGGATTTAGTATCGATTTGTACGCCGCCATCTACCCATGCAGACATTGCGTCGGATTTTCTGCTGGCAGGCAAACATGTCCTGGTGGAAAAGCCGATGGCCCCGTCGCTGTCCGAATGTGATCGGATGCTGGAGGCAGCAGCTCAAGGCCAGGCGCTCTTGTCCGTCGTGGGGCAAAACCGCTTTTATGATCCGATTCGCCGGGTGAAGCGGGTGATCGATGCCGGTTTAGCGGGCCGCATCGTCCACACTGAAGCAAATTCCTATTGGTGGCGCGGCCGCAGCTATTACGATGTGGAATGGCGGGGGACATGGGAAAATGAAGGCGGAGGCTGCGTCATGAACCACGCGGTGCATCATCTGGACCTGCTGCTATGGCTTAGAGGGATGCCATCTAGAGTCCACGCGGTCACCGCCAATACTTCGCACCGGAATTCCCAGGTCGAGGATTTGTCCATCGCGGTCTTGGAGTATGCAGACGGCGGTTTAGCTCAAGTGACCAGTTCCGTCGTTCATCATGGCGAAGAGCAACGGCTTGTTTTTCAGGGGGAGCGGGCTAAGGTGGGAATTCCATGGCAGTTGTATGCCTCGGAGGAAGGGGACGGCGGATTTCCGAGGCGGAATCCAGATCTGGAGGCGGAAATCCAACGAGCAGCCGAGGAGGTCGCACCGCTGCCATACACCGGGCATGCCGGGCAAATTGACGATGTGCTGCGCGCCATTGAAACGGGCTCTCGGCAGGTGCTGATCGACGGGAACGAGGGGCGAAACACGATCGAGCTGATCATGGCGATATATGAATCTGCCGCAACCGGGAAGCCGGTTACGTTGCCGTTGTCCAAAGATTCGATCTATTATTCACGGGAGAGTATTATCGGCCGAGCACCTCGGTTTCACCAACAGGCTTGA
- a CDS encoding aminopeptidase, with the protein MEAFEVLLEKYAELVIRVGVNIQPGQNLMLTAPLETVDFTRLLVAKAYDAGAKYVHVDWEDEQITRIRYEHATDESLSYYPQWLADMAEQFGEEGGAILRIKVPDPELFRGIPSAKVSTAVKAAAKAREKHSAQTRNNRITWSLIKAPTKAWANKVFADLPEEQRIPAMWEAVFQMNRVDRVDPIAAWHEHIQQLKERQGHMNAKRYKKLHYRAPGTDLQVELPEGHLWLGGGDYNEAGNYFVANMPTEEIYSMPHRTGVNGTVASTMPLNLNGQLVEGLTLTFKDGKVVSFDAKSGREHMENLLQTDEGANYLGEIALVPHDSPISRLNRIFYNTGIDENASCHFALGSAYPVNIENGAKLSKEELLARGANVSLTHVDFMIGSAELNIDGELADGTIEPVFRNGNWA; encoded by the coding sequence ATGGAAGCTTTCGAGGTACTTCTTGAAAAATACGCCGAATTGGTCATCCGGGTCGGCGTGAATATCCAGCCCGGCCAAAACCTGATGCTGACAGCACCGCTGGAAACGGTGGACTTCACCCGCCTGCTGGTGGCCAAAGCCTACGACGCCGGAGCCAAATACGTCCACGTCGACTGGGAAGACGAGCAAATTACCCGCATCCGCTACGAGCATGCCACGGACGAATCCTTGTCCTACTATCCGCAGTGGCTCGCGGATATGGCGGAACAGTTCGGAGAGGAAGGCGGCGCGATCCTTCGGATTAAGGTACCGGATCCGGAGCTGTTCCGGGGCATCCCTTCAGCCAAGGTGTCTACCGCAGTCAAAGCGGCAGCGAAAGCGCGGGAGAAGCATTCCGCCCAAACACGCAATAACCGGATCACCTGGTCGCTGATCAAAGCACCAACGAAAGCTTGGGCAAACAAAGTGTTTGCCGATTTGCCCGAAGAACAGCGGATCCCGGCCATGTGGGAAGCCGTCTTTCAAATGAACCGCGTTGACCGCGTGGATCCGATAGCCGCCTGGCACGAGCATATCCAGCAGTTGAAAGAACGGCAAGGGCATATGAATGCCAAACGGTACAAAAAGCTGCATTACCGCGCACCGGGCACCGATCTCCAAGTCGAGTTACCCGAAGGCCATCTATGGCTGGGAGGAGGGGATTACAATGAGGCGGGGAACTATTTTGTCGCCAATATGCCGACGGAGGAAATCTATTCGATGCCGCACCGTACCGGGGTGAACGGGACCGTAGCCAGCACAATGCCGCTGAATTTGAACGGCCAACTTGTCGAAGGCTTAACGCTGACGTTCAAGGATGGTAAAGTCGTAAGTTTCGACGCCAAATCCGGACGGGAGCATATGGAGAACCTGCTCCAAACAGACGAGGGAGCCAATTATCTCGGTGAAATCGCCCTGGTGCCGCATGACTCGCCGATCTCAAGACTAAACCGGATCTTTTATAACACCGGGATTGACGAGAACGCATCTTGCCATTTCGCCTTGGGCAGCGCTTATCCGGTAAATATCGAAAACGGCGCCAAGCTAAGCAAAGAAGAGCTGCTCGCTAGAGGAGCCAACGTCAGTCTAACACATGTAGACTTTATGATCGGCTCCGCCGAGCTCAACATTGACGGCGAGCTGGCCGACGGGACGATCGAGCCGGTATTCCGCAACGGGAACTGGGCGTAA
- a CDS encoding Gfo/Idh/MocA family protein — protein sequence MAITFSIIGGAGFRAQYYLRIAKAMPDRFQIGGLVVRDEAKALAMERQWGVRTYRSVRALLQQEQQDFMVLSVSGSEMLPYLLQLAETGIPVLSETPPAADLAGLELLYAKLGQSGAKIQVAEQYHLHPIQQARLKLIETGRLGRITEATVSISHLYHGVSLIRRLLGVSFEEVRIRAMRFESSWVQGPTRSGPPTEDRLVPSLRELAWLDFGDRLGIYDFTRDQHRSWIRSNHCCVRGERGEIFDSRVFIQQEDTTPLQLELKRVNKGELENQEGYFLQGILCGEQWLYTNPFAPARLYDDELAIATGLMKMGEYVQGGPEFYGLWEAAQDHYLGMMIERAALTGETVVAARPSWA from the coding sequence ATGGCCATCACATTTAGCATCATCGGCGGAGCGGGCTTTCGTGCCCAATATTATTTACGGATTGCCAAGGCGATGCCGGATCGGTTCCAAATCGGCGGCCTGGTCGTCCGCGACGAAGCGAAGGCGTTGGCGATGGAGCGGCAATGGGGCGTGCGGACGTACCGCTCGGTGAGAGCCCTGCTTCAGCAAGAGCAGCAGGATTTTATGGTTCTGTCGGTGAGCGGCTCGGAGATGCTGCCTTACCTGCTGCAGCTCGCAGAAACGGGGATTCCCGTCCTCTCGGAAACCCCGCCGGCAGCCGACCTTGCGGGACTCGAACTGCTGTATGCAAAGCTTGGGCAAAGCGGCGCAAAGATCCAGGTGGCGGAGCAATATCATTTACATCCGATCCAGCAGGCCAGACTCAAGTTGATCGAAACGGGACGGCTGGGGCGGATTACCGAAGCAACCGTCTCTATCTCCCATTTATACCACGGTGTCAGTCTGATTCGCCGGCTGCTGGGAGTTTCTTTTGAGGAAGTGCGGATTCGCGCCATGCGGTTTGAATCAAGTTGGGTACAGGGGCCAACACGCAGCGGTCCGCCTACGGAGGATCGGCTCGTCCCTTCGTTACGAGAACTGGCATGGCTTGATTTCGGCGACCGGTTGGGGATCTATGATTTTACCCGCGATCAGCATCGCTCCTGGATTCGCTCCAATCATTGCTGTGTCCGCGGCGAACGCGGTGAAATCTTCGATTCGCGGGTATTCATTCAGCAGGAAGATACCACCCCGCTGCAACTGGAGCTGAAACGGGTGAATAAGGGCGAGCTGGAGAACCAGGAGGGATATTTTCTGCAAGGCATTCTCTGCGGGGAGCAGTGGCTGTATACCAATCCGTTTGCGCCGGCTAGATTATATGATGATGAGCTGGCGATTGCGACCGGCCTGATGAAGATGGGCGAATATGTTCAAGGCGGGCCGGAGTTTTACGGATTGTGGGAGGCTGCACAGGATCATTATCTCGGAATGATGATTGAACGGGCGGCGCTTACTGGGGAAACGGTGGTTGCTGCACGTCCGAGCTGGGCCTAA